The Burkholderia pyrrocinia genome includes a region encoding these proteins:
- a CDS encoding transcriptional regulator codes for MTSESDESPLDPALVATLATLNEAANDPAGKTWSLPKIAKRTQLPMSTLRRVLTQLDAAGLSATTLNEDGTGSAALTEEGRSVCAQLFGANDA; via the coding sequence ATGACCTCAGAATCCGACGAATCGCCGCTCGATCCCGCACTCGTTGCGACGCTCGCGACGCTGAACGAGGCCGCGAACGATCCGGCCGGCAAGACATGGTCGCTGCCGAAGATCGCGAAGCGCACGCAACTGCCGATGAGCACGCTGCGCCGTGTGCTGACGCAGCTCGACGCCGCGGGCCTGAGCGCGACGACGCTGAACGAGGACGGCACCGGCAGCGCCGCGCTGACCGAAGAAGGGCGCTCGGTGTGCGCGCAACTATTTGGCGCGAACGACGCCTGA
- a CDS encoding transporter, protein MKRILPLAAASALLAPLDAYPAHPLVSDDTGTQGNANWQFELNAEETSKQDENGRHQLWNATLTRGFGEHVDLYVNAPYTHLQTRTDENGAGIGDVEIGMKWRFVERGPLSLALKPQVTMPTGNDRRGLGTGRVGTGSTLLAQVDVARFSFLANAGLAYQPNRQGDLTSIWAVSGAAIYKATDRLQLVVDVGMSRNPESTAGANPAFVLAGAIYSPKPWLDLDVGYRHGLNDQTYRHSLMGGVTARW, encoded by the coding sequence ATGAAAAGAATCCTTCCGCTCGCAGCCGCGAGCGCACTCCTCGCGCCGCTCGACGCTTATCCGGCCCATCCGCTCGTCAGCGACGATACGGGCACGCAGGGCAACGCGAACTGGCAATTCGAGCTCAATGCCGAGGAAACCTCGAAACAGGACGAAAACGGCCGCCACCAGTTGTGGAACGCGACGCTCACGCGCGGATTCGGCGAACACGTCGACCTCTACGTGAACGCGCCTTACACGCATCTGCAAACGCGGACCGACGAGAACGGCGCGGGCATCGGCGATGTCGAGATCGGCATGAAATGGCGATTCGTCGAACGCGGGCCGCTGTCGCTCGCGCTGAAACCGCAGGTGACGATGCCGACCGGCAACGACCGTCGCGGGCTCGGCACGGGCCGCGTCGGCACCGGCTCGACACTGCTCGCGCAGGTCGATGTCGCGCGGTTTTCATTTCTCGCGAATGCGGGCCTCGCCTATCAGCCGAACCGCCAGGGCGATCTGACGTCGATCTGGGCCGTGTCGGGTGCGGCGATCTACAAGGCGACCGATCGGCTGCAGCTCGTGGTCGACGTCGGCATGTCGCGCAACCCGGAAAGCACCGCCGGCGCGAACCCGGCGTTCGTACTCGCGGGCGCGATCTATTCGCCGAAGCCCTGGCTCGATCTCGACGTCGGCTACCGACACGGGCTGAACGACCAGACCTACCGTCATTCGCTGATGGGCGGCGTGACCGCGCGCTGGTAA
- the mgtA gene encoding magnesium-translocating P-type ATPase, whose protein sequence is MTRRNTSQKKQRGFIKAGAGQQNDPRIMRAAQEAARPLEDTLKSLRTSTRGLTYDQAADRLQRYGPNEIAHDKPPHWARQLLHSFHNPFVYVLLVLATISFFTDVYFSAPDDRDYVGMTILLTMVTISALLRFVQEFRSLRAAEKLKAMVRTTATVQRAVTDTSEPARREVPMREVVTGDIVHLSAGDMIPADVRLLASRDLFISQAVLTGEALPVEKYDTLGAVSGKSAGTPAAGAANDASASLLDLENVCFMGTNVVSGTATAVVVATGEDTYFGSLARNVVSHKRIETSFDRGVASVSWLLIKFMFVMVPIVFMINGLTKGDWLSALTFALAVAVGLTPEMLPMIVSANLARGAIAMARRKVVVKRLNSVQNFGAMDVLCTDKTGTLTQDKIILEHHLDLSGYKNEEILRLGWLNSFHQSGQKNLIDIAVVARADEIGERVKPRGYKKIDELPFDFVRRRLSVVVEDTHGTHQLICKGAVEEMLAVSTHVQDEDGIRPLDFVARKRLLEQANAYNEDGFRVLVLATRTIPRGEERAQYRTADEHDLVVRGFLTFLDPPKESAAPALAALRENGVAVKVLTGDNPTVTMKVCRQVGLEPGKPILGAEIEALDDATLAQVVERTTVFAKLTPLQKARIVKALQANGHTVGFLGDGINDAPALRDADVGISVDSGADIAKETADIILLEKSLMVLEEGVIKGRETFGNILKYLNMTASSNFGNVFSVLVASAFLPWEPMLATQLLVLNLIYDTSQMLLPWDKMDPEFLKKPRKWEAGNISRFMLWIGPTSSVFDITTYILMWTVFGAGAMYHLQGGSGGQIVMNSGWFIESLVSQTLVVHLLRTQKIPFLQSTAALPVLLSTFTAIAIGCWLPFSPFADAIGFMHLPGTYWLWLAATMVGYILLAQIVKTIYVRRYKQWF, encoded by the coding sequence ATGACACGACGCAACACATCGCAAAAGAAACAGCGCGGCTTCATCAAGGCCGGCGCCGGCCAGCAGAACGACCCGCGCATCATGCGCGCCGCTCAGGAAGCGGCCCGCCCGCTCGAAGACACGCTGAAGTCGCTGCGCACCAGCACGCGCGGCCTCACCTACGATCAGGCCGCCGACCGCCTGCAGCGCTACGGCCCGAACGAAATCGCGCACGACAAGCCGCCGCACTGGGCCCGCCAGTTGCTGCACTCGTTCCACAACCCGTTCGTCTACGTGCTGCTGGTGCTGGCCACCATCAGCTTCTTCACCGACGTCTACTTCTCGGCACCCGACGATCGCGACTATGTCGGCATGACGATCCTGCTGACGATGGTCACGATCAGCGCGCTGCTGCGCTTCGTGCAGGAGTTCCGTTCGCTGCGCGCGGCCGAGAAGCTCAAGGCGATGGTCCGCACGACGGCCACCGTGCAGCGCGCGGTGACCGACACTTCCGAGCCGGCGCGCCGCGAGGTGCCGATGCGCGAAGTCGTGACCGGCGACATCGTGCACCTGTCGGCCGGCGACATGATCCCGGCGGACGTGCGCCTGCTCGCGTCGCGCGACCTGTTCATCAGCCAGGCCGTGCTGACCGGCGAGGCGCTGCCCGTCGAGAAGTACGACACGCTCGGCGCGGTGTCCGGCAAATCCGCCGGCACGCCCGCGGCCGGCGCGGCGAACGATGCATCGGCGTCGCTCCTCGATCTCGAGAACGTCTGCTTCATGGGCACCAACGTCGTCAGCGGCACGGCGACGGCCGTCGTCGTCGCGACCGGCGAAGACACGTACTTCGGTTCGCTCGCGCGCAACGTCGTGAGCCACAAGCGCATCGAGACGAGCTTCGACCGCGGCGTCGCCAGCGTGAGCTGGCTGCTGATCAAGTTCATGTTCGTGATGGTGCCGATCGTGTTCATGATCAACGGCCTGACCAAGGGCGACTGGCTGAGCGCGCTCACGTTCGCACTCGCGGTGGCCGTCGGCCTGACGCCCGAGATGCTGCCGATGATCGTCAGCGCGAACCTCGCGCGCGGCGCGATCGCAATGGCGCGCCGCAAGGTCGTCGTCAAGCGGCTGAACTCGGTGCAGAACTTCGGCGCGATGGATGTGCTGTGCACCGACAAAACCGGCACGCTCACGCAGGACAAGATCATCCTCGAACACCACCTCGACCTGTCCGGCTACAAGAACGAGGAGATCCTGCGGCTCGGCTGGCTGAACAGCTTCCACCAGAGCGGCCAGAAGAACCTGATCGACATCGCGGTCGTCGCGCGCGCCGACGAGATCGGCGAACGCGTGAAGCCGCGGGGCTACAAGAAGATCGACGAGCTGCCGTTCGACTTCGTGCGGCGCCGCCTGTCGGTCGTCGTCGAGGATACGCACGGCACTCACCAGCTGATCTGCAAGGGCGCGGTCGAGGAAATGCTGGCAGTATCGACCCACGTGCAGGATGAAGACGGCATTCGCCCGCTCGACTTCGTCGCCCGCAAGCGGCTGCTCGAACAGGCCAACGCGTACAACGAGGACGGCTTCCGCGTGCTCGTGCTCGCGACGCGGACGATCCCGCGCGGCGAGGAGCGCGCGCAGTACCGCACCGCCGACGAACACGACCTCGTCGTGCGCGGCTTCCTGACCTTCCTCGATCCGCCGAAGGAATCGGCCGCGCCGGCACTCGCCGCGCTGCGCGAAAACGGCGTCGCGGTGAAGGTGCTGACGGGCGACAACCCGACCGTTACGATGAAGGTGTGCCGCCAGGTCGGCCTCGAACCCGGCAAGCCGATCCTCGGCGCGGAAATCGAAGCGCTCGACGACGCGACGCTCGCGCAGGTCGTCGAACGCACGACCGTGTTCGCAAAGCTCACGCCGCTGCAGAAGGCGCGCATCGTCAAGGCGCTGCAGGCGAACGGCCACACGGTCGGCTTCCTCGGCGACGGCATCAACGATGCGCCCGCGCTGCGCGATGCCGACGTCGGCATCTCGGTCGACAGCGGCGCCGACATCGCGAAGGAAACCGCCGACATCATCCTGCTCGAAAAGAGCCTGATGGTGCTCGAGGAAGGCGTGATCAAGGGCCGCGAGACGTTCGGCAACATCCTGAAGTATCTGAACATGACTGCGAGCTCGAACTTCGGCAACGTGTTCTCGGTGCTCGTCGCCAGCGCGTTCCTGCCGTGGGAGCCGATGCTCGCGACGCAGCTGCTCGTGCTGAACCTGATCTACGACACGTCGCAGATGCTGCTGCCTTGGGACAAGATGGATCCCGAGTTCCTGAAGAAGCCGCGCAAGTGGGAAGCCGGCAACATCAGCCGCTTCATGCTGTGGATCGGGCCGACGTCGTCGGTGTTCGACATCACGACGTACATCCTGATGTGGACCGTGTTCGGCGCGGGTGCGATGTATCACCTGCAAGGCGGATCGGGCGGCCAGATCGTGATGAACTCGGGCTGGTTCATCGAGAGCCTCGTGTCGCAGACGCTCGTCGTGCACCTGCTGCGCACGCAGAAGATCCCGTTCCTGCAGAGCACGGCCGCGCTGCCGGTGCTGCTGTCGACGTTCACCGCGATCGCGATCGGCTGCTGGCTGCCGTTCTCGCCGTTCGCGGACGCGATCGGCTTCATGCACCTGCCGGGCACCTACTGGCTGTGGCTCGCCGCGACGATGGTCGGCTACATCCTGCTCGCGCAGATCGTCAAGACGATCTATGTGCGCCGCTACAAGCAGTGGTTCTGA
- a CDS encoding isochorismatase family protein, whose amino-acid sequence MSATRLDTNTALVVIDLQKGIAALPTAHPVAPVIARTRELLDAFRSRGLPVVLVNVAGGAPGRTQQQVRLDALPTDWTELVPELNRQPGDHVVTKKTWGAFTGTDLDTHLKAAGVTQIVLTGIATSIGVESTARQAHELGYNVTLAVDAMTDLNADAHANSVERLFPRLGETGTTQDIVALLDPRDA is encoded by the coding sequence ATGAGCGCAACCCGTCTCGACACGAACACGGCACTCGTCGTCATCGACCTGCAGAAAGGCATCGCCGCCCTCCCCACCGCACACCCGGTCGCACCGGTAATCGCGCGCACCCGCGAACTGCTCGACGCATTCCGTAGCCGCGGCCTGCCGGTCGTACTGGTCAACGTCGCCGGCGGCGCACCGGGCCGCACGCAGCAGCAGGTGCGCCTGGATGCCCTCCCCACCGACTGGACCGAACTCGTGCCCGAACTGAACCGGCAGCCGGGCGACCACGTCGTGACAAAGAAGACCTGGGGTGCGTTTACCGGTACGGATCTCGACACGCACCTGAAGGCGGCAGGCGTCACGCAGATCGTTCTGACCGGTATCGCGACGAGCATCGGCGTCGAATCGACCGCACGGCAGGCGCACGAACTCGGCTACAACGTGACGCTTGCCGTCGACGCAATGACCGACCTCAACGCGGACGCGCACGCGAACAGCGTCGAGCGTCTGTTCCCGCGCCTCGGCGAGACGGGCACGACGCAGGACATCGTCGCGCTGCTCGACCCGCGCGACGCGTGA
- a CDS encoding MarR family winged helix-turn-helix transcriptional regulator, whose translation MIRRMNPPRKTSVSADIVAADLTLAVGQLIRRLRSEIESEGLGMSQTSALARLERHGPMTTADLARAEAMKPQSMKAILASLEEDGLVEREPHPTDGRQILFQLTAVGLEARRKRNVAKHQWLGAAIEKLDPEEIRTLAAAIPLIRRIGDQ comes from the coding sequence ATGATCCGTCGCATGAACCCTCCACGCAAAACCAGCGTTTCCGCCGACATCGTCGCCGCCGACCTGACCCTCGCCGTTGGCCAGTTGATCCGCCGGCTCCGCTCCGAAATCGAATCCGAAGGGCTCGGCATGTCCCAGACGAGCGCGCTCGCGCGACTCGAACGGCACGGGCCGATGACGACCGCCGATCTCGCGCGCGCCGAAGCGATGAAGCCACAGTCGATGAAGGCGATACTCGCGAGTCTCGAGGAAGACGGTCTCGTCGAGCGCGAACCGCATCCGACCGACGGCCGCCAGATCCTTTTCCAGCTGACCGCGGTCGGCCTCGAGGCGCGGCGCAAGCGCAACGTCGCGAAGCACCAGTGGCTCGGTGCCGCGATCGAGAAGCTCGATCCCGAAGAAATCCGCACGCTCGCCGCCGCCATCCCGCTGATCCGTCGCATCGGCGACCAATGA
- a CDS encoding S8 family peptidase, whose protein sequence is MRAKRFNFALARSAHARMLAGMLSAAALLPLAGCGGGGGDGSTPSSSTAAPAPTPAPAPTPPTTPPATTGSNACATQQAAVQMVAQSAPVEPPVDHLIVKLKTLTAARAMASIDNGTRLDAVIQRSMTRWTAPVTGSARAYASTVAQTPLTVQVERTISNGAAVLSLGQRIAATDATALAQAFAADADVDYAEPDHPMTIRDTPSDPLYNQQWYLSDPTAGIDLPPAWNTTKGSPAVVTAVLDTGYRPHGDIVGNLLPGYSFITNVNTSNNGLSRGPDATDPGDWVTQQDLDNASGPYYHCASEPSDSSWHGTRVMGVIGATANNGAGIAGVSWLGRILPVRVLGKCGGVTSDIADAMRWAAGISVSGAPTNPTPAKVINLSLGGIGACSTTFQQAIDDVTAKGVTVVVAAGNDGLSTGLDQPANCRGVISVGATDATGRRASFSNFGADVALSAPGVNILSTSNTGTTTPGSDTYGLASGTSLATPQVTGVAALMLAVNGNLTPAQIQQKLQGGTRAAKLAAGTSCTAMPAGSGILDAGAAVATANH, encoded by the coding sequence ATGAGAGCCAAACGTTTCAATTTCGCGCTGGCGCGCTCCGCTCATGCGCGCATGCTCGCCGGCATGCTGTCCGCCGCCGCCCTCCTGCCCCTCGCCGGCTGCGGCGGCGGAGGCGGCGACGGCAGCACCCCGTCTTCATCCACCGCGGCACCGGCTCCGACGCCCGCACCCGCCCCGACGCCTCCCACGACCCCGCCCGCCACGACCGGCAGCAACGCATGCGCGACGCAACAGGCCGCCGTGCAGATGGTCGCGCAGAGCGCGCCGGTCGAGCCGCCGGTCGATCACCTGATCGTCAAGCTGAAGACGCTGACGGCCGCGCGTGCGATGGCGTCCATCGACAACGGGACGCGGCTCGACGCGGTGATCCAGCGCTCGATGACGCGCTGGACGGCGCCGGTGACCGGCAGCGCGCGCGCGTATGCGAGCACGGTCGCGCAAACGCCGCTGACCGTGCAGGTCGAGCGGACGATCTCGAACGGCGCGGCCGTGCTGTCGCTCGGCCAGCGCATCGCGGCCACCGACGCGACCGCCCTCGCGCAGGCCTTCGCGGCCGATGCCGACGTCGACTACGCGGAACCGGATCACCCGATGACGATCCGCGACACGCCGAGTGACCCGCTCTACAACCAGCAGTGGTACCTGTCCGACCCGACCGCCGGCATCGACCTGCCGCCCGCCTGGAACACGACCAAGGGTTCGCCGGCCGTCGTCACGGCCGTGCTCGACACCGGCTATCGGCCGCATGGCGACATCGTCGGCAACCTGCTGCCCGGCTACAGCTTCATCACCAACGTCAATACCAGCAACAACGGGCTGTCGCGCGGCCCTGACGCAACCGATCCGGGCGACTGGGTCACGCAGCAGGACCTCGACAACGCAAGCGGCCCGTACTATCACTGCGCGAGCGAACCGAGCGACAGCAGCTGGCACGGCACGCGCGTGATGGGCGTGATCGGCGCGACCGCCAACAACGGCGCCGGCATCGCCGGCGTGTCGTGGCTCGGCCGGATCCTGCCGGTGCGCGTGCTCGGCAAGTGCGGCGGCGTGACGAGCGACATCGCCGACGCGATGCGCTGGGCGGCCGGCATCTCCGTGAGCGGCGCACCGACGAACCCGACACCCGCGAAGGTCATCAACCTGAGCCTCGGCGGCATCGGCGCGTGCAGCACGACGTTCCAGCAGGCGATCGACGACGTGACCGCGAAGGGCGTGACCGTGGTCGTCGCCGCCGGCAACGACGGCCTGTCGACCGGGCTCGACCAGCCCGCGAACTGCCGCGGCGTGATCAGCGTCGGCGCAACCGACGCAACGGGCCGCCGCGCATCGTTCAGCAACTTCGGCGCCGATGTCGCGCTGAGCGCGCCGGGCGTCAACATCCTGTCGACGTCGAACACCGGCACGACGACGCCGGGCTCGGACACCTACGGCCTCGCGAGCGGCACCAGCCTCGCGACGCCGCAGGTGACGGGTGTCGCCGCGCTGATGCTGGCGGTGAACGGCAACCTCACGCCCGCGCAGATCCAGCAGAAGCTGCAAGGCGGCACGCGCGCGGCGAAGCTGGCGGCCGGCACGTCGTGCACCGCGATGCCGGCGGGCTCGGGCATCCTCGATGCAGGGGCCGCCGTCGCGACAGCCAACCATTAA
- a CDS encoding serine hydrolase has product MTGLIARLPRARTTLILALSFLLLAFAANASAQRVQPHRAAHAHAHAKTKAVKKKPAHRKTKAVKHRRPHAKHHAVKRHAAPAPQQRRAKRTTAVRPRPATQPRLMANCGYNPRAVNALHSRAAYVLDVDSGTPLLARNARTVRPIASISKLMTAVVARDADRPLNGVLRVTARDRDMIKFTGSRLQVGSELSRRDMFHIALMSSENRAAAALSRDYPGGRAAFVKAMNREARRLGMRHTHFREPTGLSPHNVSTAEDLARLVGAAAQDPLIRYFSTDTSTTVRPGDGELVYVNSDPLVRYRRLPIRLQKTGFINESGHGVVMRMRVKGRRETVVLLGAPTRAGVSSDALKIHRWLTCSIQ; this is encoded by the coding sequence TTGACCGGCCTCATCGCGCGCCTGCCTCGCGCCCGGACCACCCTGATCCTCGCCCTCTCGTTCCTGCTGCTCGCGTTCGCCGCGAATGCGTCCGCGCAGCGCGTGCAGCCGCATCGCGCCGCGCATGCCCATGCGCATGCAAAGACGAAAGCCGTCAAGAAGAAGCCAGCTCACCGCAAGACCAAGGCCGTCAAGCATCGCCGCCCACATGCGAAGCATCATGCCGTCAAGCGTCACGCGGCGCCGGCCCCGCAGCAGCGTCGCGCGAAGCGCACGACCGCCGTACGCCCGCGCCCCGCCACTCAACCGCGCCTGATGGCGAACTGCGGCTACAACCCGCGCGCGGTCAACGCGCTGCATTCACGCGCGGCCTACGTGCTCGACGTCGATTCCGGCACGCCGCTGCTGGCCCGCAACGCACGCACCGTGCGGCCGATCGCGTCGATCTCGAAGCTGATGACGGCCGTCGTCGCACGCGACGCCGATCGTCCGCTGAACGGCGTGCTGCGCGTCACCGCGCGCGATCGCGACATGATCAAGTTCACCGGTTCGCGATTGCAGGTAGGCTCGGAACTGTCGCGCCGCGACATGTTCCATATCGCGCTGATGTCGTCGGAAAACCGCGCGGCCGCCGCGCTGAGCCGCGACTATCCGGGCGGGCGCGCCGCATTCGTCAAGGCGATGAACCGCGAAGCGCGCCGGCTCGGCATGCGCCATACGCACTTCCGGGAGCCGACCGGCCTGTCGCCGCACAACGTGTCGACGGCCGAGGATCTTGCGCGGCTCGTCGGCGCGGCGGCGCAGGATCCGCTGATCCGCTATTTCTCGACGGATACGTCGACCACCGTGCGCCCCGGCGACGGCGAGCTGGTGTACGTGAATTCCGACCCGCTCGTCCGCTACCGCCGCCTGCCGATCCGGTTGCAGAAGACCGGCTTCATCAACGAATCGGGGCACGGCGTCGTGATGCGCATGCGCGTGAAGGGCCGCCGCGAAACGGTCGTGCTGCTCGGCGCGCCGACGCGTGCCGGCGTGTCGAGCGATGCGCTCAAAATCCATCGCTGGCTGACCTGCTCGATCCAGTAA
- a CDS encoding DHA2 family efflux MFS transporter permease subunit — MNDQPAQPAPGHAAGRLDPSIWKVSAVATLGSLLSQLDATIVNVSLSSLATDLHASLSTIQWVTSGYLLALTLMLPLNGWLVDRIGAKALYLWCFSAFTFTSALCGLAWSAPSLIAFRVLQGVSGGLLAPMAQMMIARVAGQQMARVIGYAAVPVLLAPILGPVVAGAILQHASWRWLFLVNLPVGVLALALAVRFLPGDRDDAPRRELDWIGLALLSPSLVLFLYGAERIGSALGIAAIACSALLLAAFLRFERHKGEHALIDLALFRARVFGAAAGTQFLSNGAMYAGQMLIPVFLIQACGRSPGEMGWLLAPLGLGMLVTYPSMGALTSRFGVRRLAAAGALLALFATLPLVFLALAGYDPYVLVPALFLRGMGQSAIGVPSISAAYASVERRNLPMATTSLNIVQRLGGPTFMTMCTLFLAWRLQAESASGGGTQAHAYAWAFGLLCALHAASFVTTLWLPLWSAGAGGRSAGAARAGSR; from the coding sequence GTGAACGACCAACCCGCGCAGCCGGCGCCGGGCCACGCGGCCGGCCGGCTCGATCCGTCGATCTGGAAAGTCAGCGCGGTTGCGACGCTCGGCTCGCTGCTGTCGCAACTCGATGCGACGATCGTCAACGTGTCGCTGTCGAGCCTCGCGACCGACCTGCATGCGAGCCTGTCGACGATCCAGTGGGTAACGAGCGGCTACCTGCTCGCGCTGACGCTGATGCTGCCGCTGAACGGCTGGCTGGTCGACCGCATCGGCGCGAAGGCGCTGTACCTGTGGTGCTTCTCGGCGTTCACGTTCACGTCGGCACTGTGCGGGCTCGCATGGTCCGCGCCGTCGCTGATCGCGTTCCGCGTGCTGCAAGGCGTCAGCGGCGGCCTGCTCGCGCCGATGGCGCAGATGATGATCGCGCGCGTCGCCGGCCAGCAGATGGCACGCGTGATCGGTTACGCGGCGGTGCCCGTGCTGCTGGCGCCGATCCTCGGCCCCGTCGTCGCCGGCGCGATCCTCCAGCACGCATCGTGGCGCTGGCTGTTTCTCGTGAACCTGCCCGTCGGGGTGCTGGCGCTCGCGCTGGCCGTGCGGTTCCTGCCGGGCGACCGGGACGACGCGCCACGACGCGAACTCGACTGGATCGGCCTCGCGCTGCTGTCGCCGAGCCTCGTGCTGTTCCTGTACGGCGCCGAGCGGATCGGCTCGGCGCTTGGCATCGCCGCGATCGCGTGCTCGGCACTGCTGCTCGCGGCGTTCCTGCGCTTCGAGCGACACAAGGGCGAGCATGCGTTGATCGATCTCGCGCTGTTTCGTGCCCGCGTGTTCGGCGCGGCGGCCGGCACCCAGTTCCTGTCGAACGGCGCGATGTACGCGGGCCAGATGCTGATCCCCGTGTTCCTGATCCAGGCGTGCGGGCGTTCGCCGGGCGAGATGGGCTGGCTGCTTGCGCCGCTCGGGCTCGGCATGCTCGTCACCTATCCGTCGATGGGCGCGCTGACGAGCCGGTTCGGCGTGCGCCGGCTGGCCGCCGCCGGCGCGCTGCTGGCATTGTTCGCAACGTTGCCGTTGGTGTTCCTCGCGCTGGCCGGCTACGATCCCTACGTGCTCGTGCCGGCGCTGTTTCTGCGGGGCATGGGCCAGAGCGCGATCGGCGTGCCGTCGATCTCCGCCGCGTATGCATCGGTCGAGCGCCGCAACCTGCCGATGGCGACGACGTCGCTCAATATTGTCCAGCGCCTCGGCGGCCCGACGTTCATGACGATGTGCACGCTGTTCCTCGCGTGGCGGCTGCAGGCCGAATCGGCATCGGGCGGCGGCACGCAAGCCCACGCATACGCGTGGGCGTTCGGCCTGCTTTGCGCGCTGCACGCAGCGAGCTTCGTCACGACGCTGTGGCTGCCGTTGTGGTCGGCCGGTGCGGGCGGGCGATCGGCTGGCGCCGCGCGCGCCGGTTCGCGTTGA
- a CDS encoding LysR family transcriptional regulator, which yields MELKLLRTFLTVTELCHFSRAADALHMSQPALSKQIGALEASLGGKLFERGRHGAELTPFGERFLPDAQALVRDADEILARAREATSGQRGHLRLGICLSVLTLVPKLVAEFRRLNPGIAVTLSDLSSSEQTRRLRAGKLDAGFLRLPSDDGLSSFKVIDEGLALAVPPHLGFKRVPADLDVLNEIGFIALQRARGPGLAAQIDRWCVERRFVPHVTQQAEDVQSVLTSVAAGVGVAFIPSRAQYLLRDATVLPLDGKDAKWRVGLAWLSGRDDPVTTHFVSFMRAAIKGA from the coding sequence ATGGAACTGAAACTGCTGCGAACGTTCCTGACGGTCACCGAGCTGTGCCATTTCAGCCGTGCGGCCGATGCGCTGCACATGAGCCAGCCGGCACTGAGCAAGCAGATCGGCGCGCTCGAGGCGAGCCTCGGCGGCAAGTTGTTCGAGCGCGGGCGGCACGGCGCGGAGCTGACGCCGTTCGGCGAACGCTTCCTGCCCGATGCGCAGGCGCTCGTGCGCGATGCGGACGAGATCCTCGCGCGGGCACGGGAGGCGACCAGCGGGCAGCGCGGGCATCTGCGGCTCGGCATCTGCCTGTCCGTGCTGACGCTCGTGCCGAAGCTCGTCGCAGAATTTCGTCGCCTCAATCCGGGCATCGCCGTCACACTGAGCGACCTGTCGTCGTCCGAACAGACACGCCGGCTGCGCGCGGGCAAGCTCGACGCCGGTTTCCTGCGCCTGCCGTCCGACGACGGGCTGTCGTCGTTCAAGGTAATCGACGAAGGGCTCGCGCTCGCGGTGCCGCCGCACCTCGGCTTCAAGCGCGTGCCGGCCGACCTCGACGTGCTCAACGAGATCGGCTTCATCGCGCTGCAGCGTGCACGCGGTCCGGGGCTTGCCGCGCAGATCGACCGGTGGTGCGTCGAGCGCCGCTTCGTGCCGCACGTGACGCAGCAGGCGGAGGATGTGCAGTCGGTGCTGACGTCGGTCGCGGCCGGCGTCGGCGTCGCGTTCATCCCGTCGCGCGCGCAGTACCTGCTGCGCGACGCGACGGTGCTGCCGCTCGACGGCAAGGACGCGAAGTGGCGCGTGGGGCTTGCATGGCTGTCGGGGCGCGACGATCCCGTCACGACGCATTTCGTGTCGTTCATGCGCGCCGCGATCAAGGGCGCGTGA